From one Sparus aurata chromosome 16, fSpaAur1.1, whole genome shotgun sequence genomic stretch:
- the odc1 gene encoding ornithine decarboxylase, translated as MTTATPAEIEFSFLEEGFSARDIVEQKINESSMTDDRDAFYVCDLGDVLKKHLRWVRALPRVTPFYAVKCNDSRAVVMTLASLGTGFDCASKTEIQLVQSLGVDPSRIIYANPCKQVSQIKYASAHGVQMMTFDSEVELMKVARCHDNAKLVLRIATDDSKAVCRLSVKFGAPLKACRGLLERAKELGLDVIGVSFHVGSGCTDPETYSQAIADARCVFDIGDELGFNMDLLDIGGGFPGTDDTGLQFEEITAVISPALDKYFPTDAGIKVIAEPGRFYVASAYTLVVNIIAKKVIIDDESASDEEDEGTNDRTLMYYVNDGVYGSFNCILYDHAHCLPILHKKPKPDEVMYPCSIWGPTCDGLDRIAEQCSLPDLQVGDWLVFENMGAYTVAASSTFNGFQRPDLHYVMSRPAWQHVQQICSQGMPAPVEESCLLEVPACCGRESSLEMPTKPCQAHVV; from the exons ATGACCACTGCCACTCCTGCTGAGATTGAATTCTCTTTCCTGGAGGAGGGCTTCTCTGCCCGAGATATTGTTGAGCAGAAGATCAATGAGTCATCCATGACG GATGACAGGGATGCCTTTTACGTCTGTGATTTGGGAGATGTCCTGAAGAAACACCTGCGCTGGGTGAGGGCCCTGCCTCGTGTCACTCCCTTCTATGCGGTCAAATGCAATGATAGCCGGGCTGTTGTTATGACACTGGCGTCACTGGGAACTGGCTTTGACTGTGCAAGCAAG ACGGAGATTCAGCTGGTTCAGTCTCTGGGAGTGGATCCAAGCAGAATCATCTATGCCAACCCCTGCAAGCAAGTTTCTCAGATCAAATATGCATCTGCCCATGGGGTCCAGATGATGACCTTTGATAGCGAGGTGGAACTCATGAAAGTGGCCCGCTGTCATGACAATGCCAA GCTGGTGCTGCGGATTGCCACAGATGACTCAAAGGCAGTGTGTCGCCTCAGTGTAAAGTTTGGGGCCCCACTCAAAGCTTGTCGAGGTCTTCTGGAGCGGGCTAAGGAACTGGGGCTGGATGTGATTGGTGTCAGCTTCCATGTTGGCAGTGGTTGCACTGATCCAGAGACTTACTCCCAAGCTATCGCTGATGCCCGCTGTGTCTTTGATATTGGG GATGAGCTGGGCTTCAACATGGACCTGTTGGACATTGGGGGTGGTTTCCCTGGTACAGATGACACTGGACTCCAATTTGAAGAG ATCACAGCAGTAATCAGCCCAGCCCTGGACAAGTATTTCCCTACTGATGCTGGTATTAAGGTCATCGCTGAGCCAGGGCGCTTTTATGTGGCCTCTGCTTACACACTGGTTGTCAACATCATTGCCAAGAAGGTCATCATTGACGATGAATCAGCCTCTGATG AGGAAGACGAAGGGACCAATGACAGGACTCTGATGTACTATGTCAACGATGGAGTGTACGGATCTTTCAACTGTATACTCTATGACCATGCTCACTGTTTGCCAATACTTCATAAG AAGCCAAAGCCAGATGAGGTCATGTACCCATGCAGTATCTGGGGTCCAACATGTGATGGCCTTGATCGCATTGCTGAGCAGTGTAGCCTGCCTGACCTGCAGGTGGGTGACTGGCTGGTTTTTGAGAACATGGGTGCCTATACTGTGGCCGCCTCCTCCACATTCAATGGCTTCCAAAGACCTGACCTGCACTATGTCATGTCCCGCCCTGCCTG GCAACACGTGCAGCAGATCTGTTCCCAGGGCATGCCAGCTCCTGTGGAGGAGTCCTGCCTGTTGGAAGTGCCAGCCTGCTGTGGCAGAGAAAGCAGCTTGGAGATGCCCACTAAGCCCTGCCAGGCCCATGTTGTTTAA